One genomic segment of candidate division KSB1 bacterium includes these proteins:
- the ftsL gene encoding cell division protein FtsL translates to MASPKTLRHAPVRRSNWRRAGTTATLRPAPSAHRGPSDRSAGRTWAALLAPFLLLLVMGLLLIWLRVAVGDLAAAVARAEAQKRELQEENTRLLVRAEQLAGYGRIAKIAREHLHMTRVASKLIVVTQE, encoded by the coding sequence ATGGCCAGCCCCAAAACTCTTCGTCACGCGCCGGTTCGCCGGTCAAACTGGCGGCGGGCGGGAACAACCGCGACCCTGCGCCCGGCCCCTTCGGCACACCGTGGCCCAAGCGACCGCAGTGCCGGCCGGACGTGGGCGGCGTTGCTTGCGCCGTTCTTGCTGTTGTTGGTCATGGGCTTGTTGTTGATCTGGTTGCGCGTGGCGGTTGGCGATCTGGCCGCAGCCGTGGCGCGTGCCGAGGCGCAAAAGCGCGAGCTGCAGGAGGAGAACACCCGCCTGTTGGTGCGTGCGGAGCAACTGGCGGGATATGGTCGCATCGCCAAAATTGCACGGGAGCATTTGCACATGACCAGGGTTGCCAGCAAACTGATTGTCGTCACCCAGGAATGA
- a CDS encoding CehA/McbA family metallohydrolase, protein MRLHRLAVVAVLLLSACTRPIEFEVPDTSGMVWFKGNTHTHTTMSDGDSPPQVVAQWYKDHGYRFLVLSDHNVFTDPATLASLVDSSFLLIPGEEVSSKFGDKPVHVNGLNIPGVIAPQFDSTLVGTIQKNVDAVRAVAGVPHINHPNFRWAFDHRELLQISNDKLLEIFNGHPLVHNQGGGGWPGMEEVWDHLLSAGKRIYGIAVDDAHHFQGEFAPERSNPGRGWVVVRARTLAPREIVQNLEAGLFYASTGVELEDIQIEPKKITLHIRQKGDFKYSTQFLGTQGRILSQSYHNPAVFELRTAERYVRARVRDSAGATAWVQPVFTRHK, encoded by the coding sequence ATGCGCCTCCATCGCCTGGCGGTTGTGGCTGTTCTTTTGCTCAGTGCGTGCACACGCCCAATCGAATTCGAAGTGCCGGACACCAGCGGCATGGTCTGGTTCAAAGGCAACACCCACACACACACCACCATGAGTGACGGCGACTCGCCGCCGCAAGTGGTGGCGCAGTGGTATAAAGATCATGGCTATCGTTTTCTGGTGCTGTCAGATCACAACGTATTCACCGACCCCGCCACCCTGGCGAGCCTGGTCGATTCGAGCTTTCTTTTGATTCCCGGGGAGGAAGTCTCCAGCAAATTCGGGGACAAGCCGGTGCATGTCAACGGCCTCAACATTCCCGGTGTGATCGCGCCGCAATTCGATTCCACTCTGGTGGGCACAATCCAGAAGAACGTCGATGCCGTGCGCGCGGTGGCGGGCGTGCCGCACATCAATCATCCTAATTTTCGCTGGGCATTTGATCATCGCGAGCTGCTGCAGATTTCAAACGACAAGCTGCTGGAGATTTTCAACGGGCATCCACTGGTGCACAACCAGGGCGGGGGTGGCTGGCCGGGCATGGAAGAGGTGTGGGATCATCTGTTGAGCGCGGGCAAGCGCATCTACGGCATTGCGGTGGATGATGCACATCATTTTCAGGGGGAGTTTGCGCCGGAACGCTCGAATCCCGGCCGCGGCTGGGTGGTGGTGAGAGCGCGCACGCTGGCGCCGCGCGAAATCGTGCAGAATCTTGAGGCCGGGCTGTTCTATGCCAGCACCGGCGTGGAGTTGGAAGATATTCAAATCGAACCAAAAAAAATTACGCTGCATATTCGGCAAAAAGGGGATTTCAAGTACAGCACGCAGTTCCTCGGCACGCAGGGACGGATTCTGAGTCAATCGTATCACAACCCCGCGGTGTTCGAGCTGCGGACGGCGGAGCGCTATGTGCGCGCACGGGTGAGAGATTCGGCAGGGGCAACGGCGTGGGTGCAGCCGGTGTTTACGCGGCACAAGTGA
- the rsmH gene encoding 16S rRNA (cytosine(1402)-N(4))-methyltransferase RsmH, with the protein MQTPRLDQGGFHVPVLVREVTAHLLAGPTGIIVDATLGDGGHSLALLESGPPRLQLIGIDVDPQALATARQRLAKFAERCSLLSGNFRQIAGLLTAQGVRSVAGVLADLGVSSRQIDLPERGFSYLDEGPLDLRLDPSLPQTAAELLAALEQDELVRLLRDYGEERQARAIARAIVQQRRRQTIRTTTDLRSIITGVVRGPHRIKTMARVFQALRIAVNDELQALHEFLPQAFACLAAGGRLAVISYHSLEDRIVKDFFREQARSCTCPPELPVCVCGRQSRAVVLTSRPITPTPAEIAANRRSRSAKLRVLQKR; encoded by the coding sequence GTGCAGACGCCAAGGTTAGATCAAGGCGGGTTTCATGTGCCGGTGTTGGTGCGTGAAGTGACCGCCCACCTGCTCGCCGGGCCAACCGGCATCATCGTCGATGCCACATTGGGCGATGGCGGCCACAGTCTGGCCTTGCTCGAATCCGGACCACCACGGCTGCAGCTTATTGGCATAGATGTCGATCCCCAAGCCCTCGCCACCGCCCGCCAGCGGCTGGCGAAATTCGCAGAACGTTGTTCTTTGCTCAGCGGCAACTTCCGGCAGATTGCCGGCCTCCTGACAGCGCAAGGGGTGAGGTCGGTCGCGGGCGTGCTCGCCGATCTGGGCGTGAGCTCGCGTCAAATCGATTTGCCGGAACGCGGCTTCAGTTATCTCGATGAGGGTCCGCTCGATCTGCGCCTGGATCCCTCCCTCCCCCAAACTGCAGCGGAGCTCTTGGCGGCTCTGGAACAAGACGAACTGGTGCGTCTCCTGCGGGACTATGGCGAAGAGAGGCAAGCCCGGGCCATCGCGCGAGCCATCGTGCAACAGCGGCGACGGCAGACGATCCGGACGACGACCGATCTTCGCTCGATTATCACCGGCGTGGTGCGCGGCCCTCATCGGATTAAAACGATGGCGCGCGTCTTTCAGGCGCTGCGCATCGCGGTGAATGATGAATTGCAGGCGTTGCACGAATTTCTACCGCAGGCCTTCGCTTGTCTGGCAGCCGGCGGCCGCCTGGCTGTCATCAGCTATCATTCCCTCGAAGACCGCATCGTCAAAGATTTTTTTCGCGAGCAGGCGCGCAGTTGTACCTGCCCACCGGAGCTGCCGGTGTGCGTGTGTGGCCGGCAGAGCCGGGCGGTGGTGCTGACGTCCCGGCCGATCACCCCGACACCCGCGGAAATCGCGGCGAATCGCCGCAGTCGCAGCGCCAAATTGCGAGTGCTTCAGAAACGATGA
- a CDS encoding penicillin-binding transpeptidase domain-containing protein, with the protein MSATTGSRLVPRLRQPPKSKVAGLCNRVVFVEGFFLFFAICVVLRLLYVEVWQSGKYRDLAKAQHYITIPLEAQRGIIYDRNQNPLALNDACLSVGVDLRQVKDRRSLANKLAPLLHEPAAKLLARMHTELPFVWLKRRVDAELAQKIQASKIPGLRLEKDARRRYPHKEIAAHLIGFTDVDGRGLAGIELACDSLLRGQDGRRVLQRDAIGNALPDLAMPDVQPLHGRHVYLTIDYILQTIATEELRAALDYFAASSGTVTITDPHTGEILALACEPGFDLNNPGAYSPATRRNRAVTDQVEPGSTFKLVTLATILQEKIRQPNDIIFCENGAYKFAGKVITDHGERYGNLTVAQVLTHSSNIGTTKLARLAGREKIYRYARDFGFGMPTRTGLEGESGGTLKPPSEWSGYTIAAMAMGYEVSVTAVQMAMAYGAVANGGLLLRPKVIAAITDSRGRVIRNEQPEVVRRVLSREVATTLTRMLEGVVQHGTGKHAAIAGVRIAGKTGTARRTLENGRGYSSDNYLSSFVGFFPAEQPRYLILVMIENPRRDHWGAMVAAPTFRRIAERMLGLETAAVTSSKGSREHRENFSEMIMDPRKIVVPDLTSRHRSVVEEILKNLELEPIWDGEGDFILNQLPPPGAVVFRNSPVTLQLFQTEPSRRQPQTMPALVGLSLRQALRLLSLANVEARVVGSGRVVQQYPPAGTPITSGVRCELRCRSEVSAARETMVH; encoded by the coding sequence ATGTCCGCGACGACAGGTTCCCGCCTCGTGCCGCGGCTGCGGCAGCCGCCCAAGTCGAAAGTCGCGGGGCTGTGCAACCGCGTCGTTTTTGTGGAAGGTTTTTTTTTGTTCTTTGCCATTTGTGTCGTGCTGCGGCTGCTTTATGTCGAAGTCTGGCAAAGCGGCAAATATCGCGACCTGGCCAAGGCACAGCATTACATCACCATTCCCCTGGAGGCACAACGCGGCATCATCTACGACCGCAACCAAAACCCGCTGGCGCTCAATGATGCCTGCCTCTCGGTGGGGGTCGATCTTCGTCAGGTGAAAGACCGCCGCAGTCTGGCCAACAAGCTGGCGCCGCTGCTGCATGAGCCGGCCGCAAAATTGCTGGCCCGCATGCACACCGAGCTGCCGTTTGTCTGGCTGAAACGGCGTGTCGACGCCGAGCTGGCCCAGAAGATTCAGGCAAGCAAAATTCCCGGCCTGCGTCTCGAAAAGGACGCCCGGCGCCGCTATCCGCACAAGGAAATTGCCGCGCATCTCATCGGCTTCACGGATGTCGACGGCCGCGGCCTTGCCGGCATCGAACTGGCGTGCGATTCCTTGTTGCGCGGACAGGATGGTCGCCGCGTGTTGCAGCGGGATGCCATTGGCAACGCCCTGCCGGATCTCGCCATGCCCGACGTGCAGCCGTTGCACGGCCGGCATGTGTATCTGACCATCGACTACATCCTGCAGACGATTGCCACCGAAGAGTTGCGCGCCGCCCTCGATTACTTTGCCGCCAGCAGTGGCACGGTGACCATCACCGATCCGCATACCGGCGAAATTCTCGCGCTGGCCTGTGAGCCCGGTTTCGATCTCAACAACCCAGGGGCATACTCACCGGCAACGCGGCGCAACCGTGCGGTCACCGATCAGGTCGAGCCGGGTTCGACCTTCAAGCTGGTGACCCTGGCCACCATCCTGCAGGAGAAGATCCGGCAGCCCAATGACATCATCTTCTGTGAGAATGGGGCCTACAAGTTTGCCGGCAAGGTCATCACCGATCACGGGGAGCGTTACGGCAATCTCACGGTGGCACAGGTGCTGACGCATTCCAGCAACATCGGCACCACCAAGCTGGCGCGGCTGGCAGGCAGGGAGAAGATTTACCGCTATGCGCGCGACTTCGGCTTCGGCATGCCGACGCGCACCGGCCTGGAGGGCGAGAGCGGCGGCACCCTCAAACCGCCGAGTGAGTGGTCGGGCTACACGATCGCGGCGATGGCGATGGGCTATGAGGTTTCGGTCACCGCGGTGCAGATGGCCATGGCCTACGGGGCGGTGGCCAACGGCGGTTTGCTGTTGCGGCCCAAAGTGATTGCCGCGATCACCGACAGCAGGGGCAGAGTCATCCGCAACGAACAGCCGGAAGTGGTGCGGCGCGTCCTGAGCCGGGAGGTGGCCACCACCCTGACCCGCATGCTGGAGGGCGTGGTGCAGCACGGCACCGGCAAGCATGCCGCGATCGCGGGCGTTCGCATCGCCGGCAAGACCGGCACCGCCCGCCGCACTTTGGAAAACGGCCGCGGTTACTCCAGCGACAATTACCTCTCATCGTTCGTGGGGTTCTTTCCGGCGGAGCAGCCGCGCTATTTGATCCTGGTGATGATCGAGAATCCGCGCCGCGATCACTGGGGCGCGATGGTGGCGGCGCCCACTTTTCGCCGCATCGCCGAGCGCATGCTCGGTTTGGAAACCGCCGCCGTCACTTCCTCGAAAGGCAGCCGTGAGCACAGGGAAAATTTCAGTGAGATGATCATGGATCCCCGCAAAATCGTCGTACCGGATCTGACCAGCCGCCATCGCAGTGTGGTGGAGGAAATCCTGAAAAACCTCGAACTCGAGCCGATCTGGGACGGCGAAGGCGATTTCATTCTCAACCAGTTGCCGCCACCCGGCGCAGTGGTGTTTCGCAACTCGCCGGTGACTTTGCAGCTTTTTCAAACCGAACCGTCACGCCGCCAGCCGCAGACCATGCCCGCCCTGGTGGGACTCTCGCTGCG
- a CDS encoding formylglycine-generating enzyme family protein: MALLLVCVPVWAQTNIQYTKLRDGVERWHRTKAAGAKPWFFQQVENLFNVILPPKDQLPFGASVALLVGVSEYAYLSPQLPFVKNDLRDIREFLLNEGGFDTVYVASERIVNRDLIDGYVRNKIGRSLKPRDRFMFYSSGHGADNRGRTGYMQFSQAVPGDFVGTQVMPIRTAVDWCSELNIDHMLFVFDCSASGLAFTSKGGPGDLLAALSGNGCRLVMTAGTAEEKTYEVEGRNGRGNGVFTRAFLNAARSGNADKGTGRDGFITIEEILAQIKTEVARFAALHKKSVSPRLWPLEETEYRGTFVFVNPEAQSQGLALLDDYSQKLNARPRGEVIAAFGLARVIAFLSGQVYIDDSLIDTIANGDVKDYPLPVGLHKIAIHGATEIVTQTVTIAKGQSATITLRPKLAAPPPLVAPTEPATSQAPEGMVLIPAGLFLMGSDDGDSDEKPVHEVHVDAFYLDQYEVTVAQYQSYLRATGRPNPGNWDEQLQNLNHPVVYVSWEDATNYAKWVGKRLPTEAEWEYAARGGNTGMAGNPKYQYPWGNVASRDHANYSGVAGKDKWERTSPIGSFPPNGFGLYDMAANVWEWCSDWYAEDYYSKSPKQNPKGPATGTLRVLRGGSWNDLPQLVRCANRFRNLPTNRYVDSGFRCARDAR, encoded by the coding sequence ATGGCGCTTCTGCTGGTTTGCGTGCCGGTTTGGGCGCAAACCAACATTCAATACACAAAACTGCGCGATGGCGTCGAGCGTTGGCACCGAACAAAAGCGGCGGGTGCAAAGCCTTGGTTCTTTCAGCAGGTGGAAAATCTGTTCAATGTCATACTGCCGCCCAAAGACCAACTGCCATTTGGCGCCAGCGTGGCCTTGCTTGTGGGCGTGAGCGAATATGCCTATCTGTCCCCGCAACTGCCGTTCGTGAAAAATGATCTGCGCGACATACGCGAGTTTTTGCTCAACGAGGGAGGATTCGACACCGTTTATGTGGCAAGCGAGAGGATTGTCAACCGCGACCTAATCGACGGCTACGTGCGCAACAAAATCGGCCGCAGTCTGAAGCCCCGTGACCGTTTCATGTTTTACTCCTCCGGCCACGGCGCCGACAACCGCGGCAGGACCGGCTATATGCAGTTCAGCCAGGCCGTTCCCGGTGATTTTGTGGGTACGCAGGTCATGCCGATTCGCACCGCCGTGGATTGGTGCAGCGAGCTGAATATCGATCACATGCTTTTTGTGTTCGATTGCAGCGCCTCCGGGCTCGCCTTCACTTCCAAAGGTGGGCCGGGGGACTTGCTCGCCGCGCTCAGCGGCAATGGCTGCCGCCTGGTCATGACCGCCGGCACCGCGGAAGAGAAAACCTATGAAGTCGAAGGCCGCAACGGCAGGGGCAACGGCGTGTTCACGCGCGCGTTTTTGAATGCCGCCCGCTCCGGCAACGCGGACAAAGGCACGGGCCGCGACGGCTTCATCACCATCGAAGAAATTCTCGCGCAGATCAAAACCGAGGTCGCGCGCTTTGCGGCCTTGCACAAGAAGAGCGTGTCCCCGCGCCTCTGGCCGCTCGAGGAAACGGAGTATCGCGGCACGTTCGTGTTCGTTAATCCCGAAGCGCAAAGCCAAGGCCTCGCTTTGCTCGATGATTATTCACAAAAGCTCAATGCCCGGCCGCGTGGCGAAGTGATTGCCGCCTTCGGCCTGGCGCGCGTCATCGCCTTTCTCTCCGGACAGGTTTATATCGACGACAGCTTGATTGACACGATTGCCAACGGCGACGTGAAAGATTATCCTTTGCCCGTCGGCTTGCACAAGATTGCGATTCACGGCGCGACTGAGATTGTGACGCAAACCGTGACCATTGCCAAAGGCCAAAGCGCGACGATTACGCTGCGGCCCAAGCTCGCCGCACCGCCGCCGCTGGTGGCGCCAACTGAGCCGGCCACCAGCCAGGCGCCCGAGGGCATGGTGCTCATCCCCGCCGGCTTATTTTTGATGGGCAGCGACGACGGTGACAGCGATGAGAAACCCGTGCATGAAGTCCATGTTGATGCGTTTTATCTTGATCAGTACGAAGTCACGGTGGCACAGTACCAGAGCTATCTCCGTGCGACCGGCCGGCCGAATCCGGGGAACTGGGATGAGCAATTGCAGAATCTGAATCATCCGGTCGTTTACGTGAGCTGGGAGGACGCGACGAATTATGCAAAATGGGTCGGCAAGCGGCTGCCTACAGAAGCGGAATGGGAATACGCGGCGCGCGGCGGGAATACCGGCATGGCTGGCAATCCAAAATACCAATATCCATGGGGCAATGTTGCGAGCCGAGATCATGCAAACTACTCGGGGGTTGCAGGCAAAGACAAATGGGAGCGTACTTCACCGATTGGAAGTTTTCCGCCGAATGGCTTTGGTCTTTATGACATGGCCGCCAATGTTTGGGAATGGTGCTCAGACTGGTATGCGGAGGATTACTACAGCAAAAGCCCGAAGCAGAACCCGAAAGGCCCAGCAACCGGAACTTTGCGGGTTTTGCGCGGCGGGTCGTGGAACGACCTTCCACAGCTCGTGCGCTGCGCCAATCGGTTCAGGAACCTTCCTACGAATCGCTACGTCGATTCGGGATTTCGCTGCGCCCGGGACGCCCGTTAG
- a CDS encoding thiamine pyrophosphate-dependent enzyme: protein MHAYSRTSEQPTIDAETARVWYRLMHTGRLIDERAWILFKQGKGWSYLATCSGHEPIQLALGLSFRPKKDYLFPYYRDQLTCLAAGLTIDEIMLNGLSRRDDVAAGGRHMSNHFSKPEIGIQNTSSCVSNHALHAVGLARAVKYYKSDAFIFCSFGEASASEGYVFEALNGASREQLPVIFVIQNNKYGISVPVHEQTANEIVADNFIGLKYLHIIRCDGTDPIASRVAMDEAMDYVRSGRGPALVHAQCIRIGPHSNSDKHESYRSEQELNEVMAQDPLPRFRSYLLAQGLLSEDELRAIEEENKRLVNEAAARAEAAPLPDPKSIYDFAVAPVYQVEETPTPAEGEKEKMREAINRTLHEEFQRNPHTFLWGQDVASKDKGGVFNVTNGMQQAFGKGRVFNAPIAEDFIVGTANGMSRFREDMWVVIEAAQFTDYVWPAMEQMVELSHEYWRTNGKFLPNIIVRLSCGGYIGGGLYHSQSAEGVFANFPGFRIIMPAFADDAAGLLRTAMRSRGVTIMFEPKYLYNHPMAQAPKTGPNHFVPFGRARIRRTGRDLTIVSYGNAVHWSLKAAEKLAEEGYEAEVIDLRTLVPYDLETIRASLQKTNRVIVASEDHKTGGYGGEVLAEISETCFKFLDAPPRRVCTKDTPIGFSRILEAAILISEDDIYQTALEVLKY, encoded by the coding sequence ATGCACGCTTATTCCCGCACGTCGGAGCAGCCCACCATCGATGCCGAGACGGCGCGCGTATGGTACCGTCTGATGCACACCGGGCGTCTCATCGACGAGCGGGCCTGGATTCTCTTCAAGCAGGGCAAGGGCTGGAGTTATCTCGCGACCTGCTCGGGCCATGAACCGATTCAGTTGGCGCTCGGACTGTCGTTCCGTCCGAAGAAAGACTACCTCTTTCCCTACTATCGCGATCAACTGACCTGCCTGGCGGCCGGCTTGACCATCGATGAGATCATGCTGAACGGCTTGAGCCGGCGTGACGACGTGGCCGCCGGCGGCCGCCACATGTCCAATCACTTTTCCAAGCCGGAAATCGGCATTCAAAACACCTCGAGCTGCGTGTCGAATCATGCCCTGCATGCCGTGGGTCTGGCGCGCGCCGTCAAATACTACAAATCCGATGCCTTCATTTTTTGCAGCTTCGGCGAAGCTTCGGCCTCCGAAGGCTATGTCTTCGAGGCCCTCAACGGCGCCAGCCGCGAACAATTGCCGGTGATCTTCGTCATTCAAAACAACAAATACGGCATCAGCGTGCCGGTGCATGAGCAAACCGCCAACGAAATCGTGGCGGACAATTTCATCGGCTTGAAATATCTCCACATTATCCGCTGCGACGGCACCGACCCGATCGCCAGCCGTGTGGCGATGGATGAAGCCATGGACTACGTGCGCTCCGGCAGGGGACCGGCGCTGGTGCATGCCCAGTGCATCCGCATCGGGCCGCACTCCAACAGCGACAAGCACGAGTCCTACCGCTCGGAACAGGAACTCAACGAGGTGATGGCACAGGACCCGTTGCCGCGTTTTCGCTCCTACCTTCTCGCGCAAGGGCTGCTCAGTGAAGACGAGCTGCGCGCCATCGAGGAGGAAAACAAACGGCTGGTGAACGAAGCCGCGGCGCGCGCCGAAGCCGCCCCTCTGCCCGATCCCAAATCGATCTATGATTTCGCGGTCGCGCCGGTTTATCAGGTCGAAGAAACGCCCACGCCCGCGGAAGGCGAAAAGGAGAAGATGCGGGAAGCCATCAACCGCACGCTGCACGAGGAATTTCAGCGCAATCCCCACACCTTTCTCTGGGGCCAGGACGTGGCGTCGAAAGACAAGGGCGGCGTGTTCAACGTCACCAACGGCATGCAGCAGGCGTTCGGTAAAGGCCGGGTGTTCAATGCCCCCATCGCCGAGGATTTCATTGTCGGCACGGCCAACGGCATGAGCCGTTTCCGCGAGGACATGTGGGTGGTGATTGAAGCCGCGCAGTTCACCGATTATGTCTGGCCGGCGATGGAGCAGATGGTCGAGCTCAGCCACGAATACTGGCGCACCAACGGCAAGTTCCTGCCCAACATCATCGTGCGACTGTCGTGCGGCGGCTACATCGGCGGCGGGCTTTATCACTCGCAAAGCGCGGAAGGCGTCTTCGCCAACTTCCCCGGCTTTCGCATCATCATGCCGGCATTCGCGGATGATGCCGCGGGGCTGCTGCGCACCGCGATGCGCTCGCGCGGGGTGACCATCATGTTCGAGCCGAAATATCTCTACAACCATCCCATGGCGCAGGCGCCCAAAACCGGGCCGAATCATTTCGTGCCTTTTGGCCGCGCGCGCATTCGCCGGACCGGCAGGGACCTGACCATCGTGAGCTACGGCAATGCCGTGCACTGGTCGCTGAAAGCCGCGGAAAAACTCGCCGAGGAGGGTTATGAGGCTGAGGTCATTGATCTGCGCACGCTGGTGCCTTATGATCTGGAAACCATTCGCGCCTCACTGCAGAAAACCAACCGCGTGATCGTGGCGAGCGAAGATCACAAGACCGGCGGCTACGGCGGCGAGGTGCTGGCAGAAATTTCAGAAACATGCTTCAAATTTCTCGATGCCCCGCCGCGCCGGGTGTGCACCAAGGACACGCCCATCGGCTTCAGCCGCATTCTCGAAGCCGCCATTTTGATCAGCGAGGACGACATTTATCAAACCGCGCTGGAGGTGTTGAAGTACTGA